The Bacillus sp. Bos-x628 genome segment TATCGTCTGATTTCTTTGATACGAGCCGCTTTACCGCGAAGTTCACGTAGGTAGTAAAGTTTCGCACGACGTACCTTACCGTGACGTACAACTTCGATCTTAGCGATTTTTGGTGTGTGTACAGGGAATGTACGCTCAACGCCTACACCGTAAGAAATCTTACGAACTGTGAAAGTTTCGCTGATTCCACCACCACG includes the following:
- the rplS gene encoding 50S ribosomal protein L19 gives rise to the protein MQHLIEEITKEQLRTDLPAFRPGDTLRVHVKVVEGTRERIQIFEGVVIKRRGGGISETFTVRKISYGVGVERTFPVHTPKIAKIEVVRHGKVRRAKLYYLRELRGKAARIKEIRR